Below is a genomic region from Syntrophorhabdus sp..
CCGGTGACGTCTCGCAGGTCGTCAACTCCATCATAAGCCATCTCCAGCGGGTGCTCAACACGAGGCAGGGAAGCGTGCCCATCGCCGAGGACTACGGAATGCCCGACTTCACCAACTACCAGGGCCTCGGCCTGACGGAAGAGGCAAAGGATATCGCGGACACCATCAAGGGCATGATCCTCAAATACGAACCCCGCCTGGGCGGCGCCCAGGTCACCTACGAGCCCGACAAGGACGACCTGCTCTCCCTGCGCTTCAAGCTGCAGACGGAGATCGTCCACGTCAGGGACGAGCGCATTGTGGTGGAACTCGAAACCGTCATCAGCTCCGAAGGCAAGGTGCGGGTTACGCGATAAGAGGCATGAGGTAACACGTGTTCAACAGGTACTACCAGCAGGAACTGCAGAACCTTCGGGAACTCGCGGTGGAGTTCTCGAAGACGCACCCTGTCGCGGCGCCCATGCTCAGCGGTCCCACGCCGGACCCCGACGTCGAGCGCCTTCTCGAGGGCGTCGCCTTCCTGAACGGCCTTCTGCAGCAGAAGCTCGACGACGAGTTCCCCGAACTCGTCCACAGTCTCATGGATGTCATCTTCCCCCATTACATGAGACCCATACCATCCATCTCGATAGTCGATTTCAAGGCGAAGCCCGGCCTGACCGAGGCCGTTTTCGTTCCCTCGGGAACGTCCCTTGCCTCCGTACCCGTCGACGGCACGTCGTGCACGTTCCGTACCTGTTTCGACGTGGAGGTGCACCCCTTAAGCGTCGTTTCGCTGGAGGCCCGGGCGCGTCCCACTGGCGAGCCGGAGATGCTGAGGCTCGTCATGGAGCTTAAAGGGATCACCCTTGACAGGTGGGATGTGAAGGGGCTCTCCTTTTTCCCGGGGGGCACCTTTTCCCAGGGCGCGGACCTCTTCGCACTCATGACACGCTACCTCAAGCAGGCGACCATCCGCCCCGTGGAAGGCGGCAGCCCCTGCGTTCTGCCGGCGGATTGTGTCACGGCGCCCGGCTTCGACCCCGGGAACTCCCTTTTCCCCTTCCCCGCGCAGTCCTTCTCCGGCTACAGGCTCCTGCAGGAATACTTCATCATGCCGACGAAGTTCCTCTTCCTCAACCTCGGGGGCTGGGAAAGGTGGCGGGACCGCGGTGACGGGACGCGTTTCGAGGTGATCTTCGAGTTCCTGCCCTCGTCGCTCCATTTCCCCCAGGTAACGCCGGACAACATCGTGCTCTTCTCAACGCCCGTCATCAACCTTTTCAAGATGGAAGCGGAGCCGGTCGTTCTGGACCACCGCAGGGAAAGGGTGCGGATCCGGCCTTCGGCCAAGGAGCCGAGGCATTACCACGTGTACGACGTCACGGAGGTCGTCGGTTACAGCCGGGGCAGTGTCGAAAAGACGACTTACTCCCCTCTCGACCTCTTCGGCAATATCGAACAGGGCGACCCGCTCTACCAGATGATACGGTACCGGTCACCGGTGGACGACACCATCGATGCATACCTTGTTTTCCCCTACCACAGAGGGGGGCCCGA
It encodes:
- the tssF gene encoding type VI secretion system baseplate subunit TssF, producing the protein MFNRYYQQELQNLRELAVEFSKTHPVAAPMLSGPTPDPDVERLLEGVAFLNGLLQQKLDDEFPELVHSLMDVIFPHYMRPIPSISIVDFKAKPGLTEAVFVPSGTSLASVPVDGTSCTFRTCFDVEVHPLSVVSLEARARPTGEPEMLRLVMELKGITLDRWDVKGLSFFPGGTFSQGADLFALMTRYLKQATIRPVEGGSPCVLPADCVTAPGFDPGNSLFPFPAQSFSGYRLLQEYFIMPTKFLFLNLGGWERWRDRGDGTRFEVIFEFLPSSLHFPQVTPDNIVLFSTPVINLFKMEAEPVVLDHRRERVRIRPSAKEPRHYHVYDVTEVVGYSRGSVEKTTYSPLDLFGNIEQGDPLYQMIRYRSPVDDTIDAYLVFPYHRGGPDPRVETLSISLTCTNGQLPEKLQFGDISVETSDSPALLTFQNVIPPTFYTEPPQGRNVLWKFLSHLSINFLSVATTDNLRELLMLYTLEEGRDRTRTSASQREIQGIKDVSVSPVRRLVRGNMLQGQRIELKVNREYYASMGNLLLFCTILDHFFGAYSAMHTFTQTEVRETITGEVLTWPQRMGARCLV
- the tssE gene encoding type VI secretion system baseplate subunit TssE, which produces MYEERLTQRIRNLERINTAKGTGDVSQVVNSIISHLQRVLNTRQGSVPIAEDYGMPDFTNYQGLGLTEEAKDIADTIKGMILKYEPRLGGAQVTYEPDKDDLLSLRFKLQTEIVHVRDERIVVELETVISSEGKVRVTR